One stretch of Chroococcidiopsis sp. CCMEE 29 DNA includes these proteins:
- a CDS encoding IS4 family transposase gives MLPQFYQTCFQKLLTPTQYKMLQILLLLLQFHKTVTMEKLATVFPQPIRFESRRRSIQRFLLLPQLSIQFLWFPLLKHWVKIRKFKQGKRLTFAIDRTQWRDQNVFIISLIEDKRAIPVYWQLLPKQGASNLQEQKALIRPVLRLFKGYRLLLLGDREFHSVKLANWLQSKEIDFVLRQKQDTYVRQSNSSYQPLSTLGLVPGVSFFYQGIQATKQKGFGLFNLAGYYPRKYRGKVEPCGWYLLTNLNTIDAAIIAFKCRSGIEAMFKDCKTGGYNLESSHASGQRLMALILLIAIADTCTVLAGRQWRQKGLQKYMGRLQQLKRSHRRHSAFWLGLYGCLWVGAIEFWHDLASELLTRA, from the coding sequence ATGCTGCCTCAATTCTATCAAACCTGCTTCCAAAAACTACTCACTCCAACACAGTACAAGATGCTACAAATCTTGTTGCTCCTACTGCAATTCCATAAAACAGTCACGATGGAAAAACTGGCAACGGTATTTCCTCAACCGATTCGATTTGAAAGTCGCCGTCGCAGCATACAAAGATTCTTGCTCTTGCCACAACTGAGTATTCAATTCCTCTGGTTTCCCTTACTCAAACACTGGGTCAAAATTAGAAAATTTAAACAAGGGAAACGATTGACATTTGCCATAGATAGAACGCAGTGGCGCGACCAAAACGTTTTCATCATCAGTTTAATTGAAGACAAGCGAGCAATTCCTGTGTACTGGCAATTGTTACCAAAACAAGGAGCTAGCAATCTTCAAGAACAAAAAGCATTGATTCGTCCAGTGTTAAGGTTATTCAAGGGATATCGATTGTTACTATTAGGCGACCGGGAATTTCATAGTGTAAAACTTGCCAATTGGTTACAGAGCAAGGAAATTGATTTTGTACTGCGGCAAAAACAAGATACCTATGTCCGTCAGTCAAACTCCTCATATCAACCTCTAAGCACTTTAGGATTAGTACCAGGGGTATCCTTTTTTTATCAGGGCATTCAAGCTACTAAGCAAAAAGGTTTTGGCTTGTTTAACTTAGCCGGATATTACCCACGTAAATATCGAGGGAAAGTCGAACCATGCGGATGGTATCTGTTGACTAACCTCAACACCATCGATGCTGCAATCATTGCATTTAAGTGTCGTAGTGGCATTGAGGCTATGTTTAAAGATTGTAAAACTGGTGGCTATAACTTGGAATCTTCTCATGCCTCTGGGCAGCGGTTGATGGCGCTAATTTTGCTGATTGCCATTGCTGATACTTGTACTGTTTTAGCTGGTCGTCAATGGCGACAAAAGGGATTACAAAAATATATGGGGCGGCTGCAACAATTAAAGCGTTCGCATCGACGGCATAGTGCATTCTGGCTTGGTTTGTATGGTTGCTTATGGGTGGGTGCAATCGAGTTTTGGCACGATTTGGCTTCTGAGTTACTAACCAGAGCATAG